A single genomic interval of Nycticebus coucang isolate mNycCou1 chromosome 21, mNycCou1.pri, whole genome shotgun sequence harbors:
- the NEURL2 gene encoding neuralized-like protein 2 encodes MAAPSDPVGLGAPRGPALSEPPPTRFHRVHGANIRVDSTRTRATRVESFAHGLCFSSEPLAPGQLFLVEIEEKELGWCGHLRLGLTALDPASLAAVPEFSLPDLASLGHTWVFAITRHHNRVPQEGHPETEAAVPSRPPALMVEPYLCIEQFRIPRDRLVGRSRPGLYSHLLDQLYELNVLPPTARRSRLGVLFCPHPDGTADMHIVINGEDMGPSAKGLPAAQPLYAVVDVFASTKSVRLVQLEYGLPSLQTLCRLVIQRSVVHRLAIDGLHLPKGLKDFCKYE; translated from the exons ATGGCTGCTCCCTCCGACCCCGTGGGGCTGGGTGCGCCCCGGGGGCCTGCACTTTCAGAACCCCCTCCCACTCGCTTCCATCGCGTGCACGGTGCCAACATCCGCGTGGACTCCACTAGAACACGGGCCACACGCGTGGAGAGCTTCGCTCACGGCTTATGCTTCAGCAGCGAGCCTCTGGCCCCGGGTCAGTTATTCCTGGTCGAGATCGAGGAGAAAGAGCTCGGCTGGTGCGGGCATCTACGCCTCGGTCTGACTGCGCTGGACCCCGCCAGTCTGGCCGCCGTGCCAGAGTTTTCGCTACCCGACCTGGCCAGCCTCGGCCACACCTGGGTCTTCGCTATCACGCGCCACCACAACCGTGTGCCCCAGGAGGGCCACCCGGAGACAGAGGCAGCGGTCCCCAGCCGGCCCCCGGCCCTGATGGTGGAACCATATCTGTGCATTGAGCAGTTTCGCATTCCCCGGGATCGCCTGGTGGGCCGCAGCCGCCCAGGGCTCTACAGCCACCTCTTGGACCAGCTCTATGAGCTGAACGTGCTGCCTCCGACCGCGCGCCGTAGCCGCCTGGGCGTCCTCTTCTGTCCGCACCCGGATGGCACTGCTGACATGCACATCGTCATCAACGGCGAGGACATGGGCCCAAGTGCAAAAGGGCTGCCAGCTGCCCAGCCCCTCTACGCAGTGGTGGACGTATTTGCCTCCACCAAGAGCGTGCGCCTGGTCCAGCTCGAGTACGGAT TGCCATCCCTGCAGACTCTGTGCCGCCTAGTGATCCAGAGGAGCGTGGTGCACCGGCTGGCCATTGATGGGCTCCACCTGCCCAAAGGACTTAAGGATTTCTGCAAGTATGAGTGA
- the CTSA gene encoding lysosomal protective protein, protein MVPAALLPLFLLLLLGSWAPRGEAVPAQDEIQFLPGLTKQPSFRQFSGYLKGSGSKRLHYWFVESQKDPEHSPVVLWLNGGPGCSSLDGLLTEHGPFLVQPDGVTLEYNPYSWNLIANVLYLESPAGVGFSYSDDKSYATNDTEVAQSNFEALKDFFCLFPEYKDNPLFLTGESYAGIYIPTLAVLVMQDPSMNLQGIAVGNGLSSYEQNDNSLVYFAYYHGLLGNRLWSSLQTHCCSQNKCNFYDNKDPECVTNLQEVSHIVGNSGLNIYNLYAPCAGGVPSQLSYEKDTAVVQDLGNIFTRLPLKRSWNQILLRSGAKVRMDPPCTNTTAASTYLNDPYVRKALHIPEQLPRWNMCNLLVNLQYRRLYQSMNSQYLKLLNSQKYKILLYNGDVDMACNFMGDEWFVDSLNQKMEVQRRPWLVNYGESGEQIAGFVKEFSHIAFLTIKGAGHMVPTDKPLAAFTMFSRFLNKQPY, encoded by the exons ATGGTTCCAGCCGCGCTGTTGCCgctgttcctgctgctgctgctcggATCCTGGGCGCCCCGAGGCGAGGCTGTCCCTGCCCAGGACGAGATCCAATTCCTCCCTGGACTGACCAAGCAGCCTTCTTTCCGCCAGTTCTCCGGCTACCTCAAGGGCTCCGGCTCCAAGCGCCTCCACTACTG GTTTGTGGAGTCCCAGAAGGATCCCGAACACAGTCCTGTGGTGCTTTGGCTCAATGGGGGTCCCGGCTGCAGCTCCCTGGATGGGTTGCTCACCGAGCACGGCCCCTTCCTG GTCCAGCCTGATGGTGTCACCCTGGAGTATAACCCCTATTCTTGGAACCTG ATTGCCAATGTGTTGTACCTCGAGTCCCCAGCTGGGGTGGGCTTCTCCTACTCCGATGATAAATCTTACGCAACCAATGACACTGAG GTCGCCCAGAGCAATTTCGAGGCCCTTAAAGATTTCTTCTGCCTCTTCCCTGAGTACAAGGACAACCCGCTTTTCTTGACTGGAGAGAGCTATGCTGGCATCTACATCCCCACCCTGGCTGTGCTGGTCATGCAGGACCCCAGCATGAACCTCCAG GGGATTGCTGTGGGCAATGGACTCTCCTCCTATGAGCAGAATGACAACTCCCTGGTCTATTTTGCCTACTACCATGGCCTTCTGGGGAACAG GCTCTGGTCTTCCCTCCAGACTCACTGCTGCTCTCAAAACAAATGTAACTTCTATGACAACAAAGACCCAGAATGCGTGACCAAT CTTCAGGAAGTGTCCCACATCGTGGGCAACTCTGGCCTCAACATCTACAACCTCTATGCCCCATGTGCTGGGGGGGTACCCAGTCAATTAAG TTATGAGAAGGACACTGCTGTGGTCCAGGATTTGGGCAACATCTTCACTCGCCTGCCACTCAAGCGGTCATGGAATCAG atACTGCTGCGTTCTGGGGCTAAGGTGCGCATGGATCCCCCCTGCACCAACACCACAGCCGCCTCCACCTACCTCAATGACCCTTACGTGAGAAAGGCCCTCCACATCCCCGAGCAGCTGCCACGCTGGAACATGTGCAA CTTACTGGTGAATCTGCAGTACCGCCGCCTCTACCAAAGCATGAATTCCCAGTACCTGAAGCTGCTCAACTCACAG AAATACAAGATACTATTATACAATGGAGATGTAGACATGGCCTGCAATTTCATGGGGGATGAGTGGTTTGTGGATTCCCTCAACCAGAAG ATGGAGGTACAGCGCCGGCCCTGGTTGGTGAACTATGGGGAGAGTGGGGAGCAAATTGCTGGCTTCGTGAAGGAGTTCTCCCACATTGCCTTCCTCACCATCAAG GGTGCCGGACACATGGTCCCCACCGACAAGCCTTTAGCTGCCTTCACCATGTTCTCCCGCTTCCTGAACAAGCAGCCGTACTGA
- the PLTP gene encoding phospholipid transfer protein yields MALLGALFLALLAGAHTELPGCKIRVTSKALELVKQEGLRFLEHELENITIPDLRGREGHFYYNISEMKVTELQLTSSELHFQPEQELMLQITNASLGLRFRRQLLYWFFYDGGYINASAEGVSIRTGLELSRDPTGRIKVSNVSCQASVSRMNAAFGGTFKKVYDFLSTFITSGMRFLLNQQICPVLYHAGMVLLNSLLDTVPVRSSVDELVGIDYSLLKDPVASSNLDMDFRGAFFPLNEGNWSLPNRAVEPQLQEEERMVYVAFSEFFFDSAMESYFRAGALQLSLVGDKVPHDLDMLLRASYFGTIVLLSPAVIDSPLKLELRVIDPPRCTIKPSGTTISVTASVSIALVPPNQPEVQLSSMIMDVRLSAKMALRGKALRAQLDLRRFRIYSNQSALESLALIPLQAPLKAMLQIGVMPMLNERTWRGVQIPLPEGINFVQEVVTNHAGFLTIGADLHFAKGLREVIEKNRPASAKDAQTSSAPPPSTAVA; encoded by the exons ATGGCCCTCTTAGGGGCCCTCTTCCTAGCGCTGCTGGCAGGCGCACACACGGAGCTCCCGGGCTGCAAGATCCGTGTCACCTCCAAGGCGCTGGAGTTGG TGAAACAGGAGGGGCTGCGGTTTTTGGAGCACGAGCTGGAGAATATCACCATTCCCGATTTACGAGGCAGAGAAGGACACTTCTACTACAACATCTCTGA GATGAAAGTGACAGAGCTACAGCTGACATCTTCTGAGCTCCATTTCCAGCCAGAGCAGGAGCTGATGCTACAAATCACCAATGCCTCCTTGGGGCTGCGCTTCCGGAGACAGCTGCTCTATTGGTTCTT CTATGACGGAGGCTACATCAATGCCTCAGCTGAAGGTGTGTCCATCCGCACTGGTCTGGAGCTCTCCCGGGATCCTACTGGCCGGATCAAAGTGTCCAATGTGTCCTGCCAAGCTTCCGTCTCCAGAATGAATGCAGCTTTTGGGGGAACCTTCAA GAAGGTGTATgattttctctccacattcatcaCTTCAGGGATGCGCTTTCTCCTCAACCAGCAG ATCTGCCCCGTACTCTACCATGCAGGGATGGTCCTGCTCAATTCCCTCTTGGACACCGTGCCTG TACGTAGTTCTGTGGATGAGCTCGTTGGCATCGACTACTCCCTCCTAAAGGACCCTGTGGCTTCCAGCAATCTGGACATGGACTTCCGG GGGGCTTTCTTCCCCCTGAATGAGGGGAACTGGAGCCTCCCTAACCGGGCAGTGGAGCCCCAACTGCAGGAGGAGGAGCGGATGGTGTATGTGGCCTTCTCTGAGTTCTTCTTCGACTCTGCCATGGAGAGCTACTTTCGGGCAGGGGCCCTGCAGCTGTCACTGGTGGGGGATAAG GTGCCCCATGATCTGGACATGCTGCTGAGGGCCTCCTACTTTGGGACCATCGTCCTACTG aGTCCAGCAGTGATCGACTCCCCACTGAAGCTAGAGCTGCGGGTCATAGACCCACCGCGCTGCACTATCAAGCCCTCAGGCACCACCATCTCAGTTACTGCCAGTGTCAGCATTGCCCTGGTCCCGCCCAACCAGCCTGAGGTCCAGCTGTCCAGCATGATCATG GATGTCCGTCTTAGTGCCAAGATGGCCCTCCGGGGGAAGGCACTGCGCGCGCAGCTGGATCTGCGTAG GTTCCGAATCTACTCGAACCAGTCTGCACTGGAGTCACTGGCA CTGATCCCGCTGCAGGCCCCTCTGAAGGCCATGCTGCAGATTGGGGTCATGCCCATGCTCAATG AGCGGACCTGGCGTGGAGTACAGATCCCACTGCCTGAGGGTATCAACTTTGTGCAAGAGGTGGTGACAAATCATGCG GGCTTCCTCACCATTGGGGCTGACCTCCACTTTGCCAAAGGTCTGCGAGAGGTGATTGAGAAGAACCGGCCTGCCAGTGCCAAGGATGCCCAGACATCTAGTGCCCCCCCACCATCCACGGCAGTTGCCTGA